A stretch of Sulfurimonas autotrophica DSM 16294 DNA encodes these proteins:
- the rfaD gene encoding ADP-glyceromanno-heptose 6-epimerase — translation MRYIKDDLKDKTILITGGAGFIGSNLAFYFQENHPDAKVVVLDSFRSGETLSNGNLKSFGHFKNLIGFGGEIISGDINDKDLLLDLEVNYNFDYIFHEAAISDTTAQEQDLMIKTNVNAYKDLLDLAVAHNANMIYASSAATYGNAESPQRVGREAPNNVYGFSKLSMDYLSRDYMKDCDINIVGLRYFNVYGAREYFKNTTASMVLQFGHQILAGKNPKLFEGSDRILRDFIYIEDIIQANIKAMAPNTSGIYNVGTGKARSFQDIVDILQKELGTSLACEYIPNPFVGSYQFHTEADIATTKEALGYAPAYEMEEGIKAYVPEIKRIYETEVK, via the coding sequence ATGCGATACATAAAAGATGATTTAAAAGACAAAACTATACTTATTACAGGCGGAGCTGGATTTATCGGCTCAAATTTAGCATTTTATTTTCAAGAAAATCATCCGGATGCAAAAGTGGTGGTGCTTGACAGTTTTAGAAGCGGAGAAACACTTAGCAACGGGAACTTAAAAAGTTTTGGACATTTTAAAAATCTTATAGGTTTTGGCGGTGAAATAATCAGTGGAGATATTAATGATAAAGATTTACTGCTTGATTTGGAAGTTAATTATAATTTTGATTATATCTTCCATGAGGCAGCTATCTCTGACACAACGGCACAAGAACAGGACTTGATGATTAAGACGAATGTCAATGCCTATAAAGACTTGCTTGATTTGGCAGTAGCACATAATGCAAATATGATCTATGCTTCTTCGGCAGCAACCTATGGAAATGCAGAATCTCCACAGCGTGTTGGAAGAGAAGCACCGAACAATGTGTATGGCTTTTCAAAACTTTCTATGGATTATTTAAGCCGTGATTATATGAAGGACTGCGACATTAATATTGTTGGGCTACGTTATTTTAATGTGTATGGAGCGCGCGAGTATTTCAAAAATACAACGGCTTCTATGGTTTTACAGTTTGGGCATCAGATACTTGCAGGAAAAAATCCTAAACTGTTTGAAGGAAGTGATAGAATTCTTCGTGATTTTATCTATATAGAAGACATTATACAAGCAAACATCAAAGCGATGGCGCCAAATACGAGCGGTATTTACAATGTCGGGACGGGAAAAGCGAGAAGTTTTCAAGATATTGTTGATATTTTACAAAAAGAGCTGGGAACATCTTTAGCGTGTGAATATATTCCTAACCCTTTTGTCGGTTCTTATCAGTTTCATACTGAGGCAGATATAGCAACAACAAAAGAGGCTTTAGGCTATGCTCCGGCTTACGAGATGGAAGAGGGCATAAAGGCGTATGTGCCGGAGATAAAGCGTATATATGAGACAGAAGTAAAATAG
- a CDS encoding heavy metal translocating P-type ATPase: MQKTEIWGSLKLSDKIACDHCHLEFSKDVMIKEDEHYFCCNGCQGVFHLLSNEGLDGFYDKLGNNKLAPPSKQYEDSSNFDSPAFYERFVILNKDAFSEVSLVIEGIHCAACVWLNEKALTNMEGVIATNINYTNNKAKIVWDDDTVKLSKIIDMIRAIGYDAYPYDASLQEQKADKERKEYYTRMAVAVFATMNMMTIMVAQYAGYFSGISENIKHILNIGEWVLATPVLFYSGWPFIRGMYYGIKTKTVNMDTLVATGAILTYIYSIYITITRSGEAYFDSVTMIITFVLVGKFLEVLSKKSIADTLDIMNHHLPNDVKVVVDKKIITKNVNDVNAGEIVILNSGERVALDGEIKEGSGSFDESSLTGESEPIFKNVGENIISGTVSIDADVKYRVTKDFAHSTMSNIVALLENAMNNKPKIQQLANKLSEYFSEVILALSFITFIGWYIYSSNFEQSFMICIAVIVIACPCALALATPVATLVGLSIASKRGILFKEAAQLETMANADVLLLDKTGTITKGRPEVVKEEIFLPFHKSLLYALLLNSKHPVAKGVEQYIFDEDLDPLELESFQNIPSQGLSAMYDGKMLAGGNAKLMKAIGVDVSSLSKNSEFYFAYGGELLAKYELFDMPREDAKEAIEKIKKMGIKIIMLTGDHEKSAKKVAQIVGIEKYEYGLTPQDKAVFIEKLHENGKVSVMAGDGVNDILALANSDIAIAMGNGSDIAIEVSDVVLLNDTFSSLHDSFKISKKTFTMIKENLALSFIYNGITIPLAMAGYIIPLIAAISMSISSLIVVGNSMRIKFGYKD, translated from the coding sequence TTGCAAAAAACAGAAATTTGGGGAAGTTTGAAATTGTCAGATAAAATTGCCTGTGATCATTGTCATTTAGAATTTTCAAAAGATGTCATGATAAAGGAAGATGAGCATTACTTTTGTTGTAATGGCTGTCAGGGAGTATTTCATTTACTCTCAAATGAAGGGCTGGATGGCTTTTATGATAAACTTGGAAATAATAAACTCGCCCCACCATCTAAGCAGTATGAAGACTCTTCAAATTTTGATTCACCGGCATTTTATGAACGATTTGTAATACTCAACAAAGATGCTTTTTCTGAAGTCTCTTTAGTTATAGAGGGGATTCACTGTGCTGCATGTGTTTGGCTGAACGAAAAAGCCTTGACAAATATGGAAGGTGTTATTGCTACTAATATCAACTATACAAACAATAAAGCAAAGATTGTGTGGGATGATGATACGGTAAAACTCTCTAAAATTATAGATATGATTCGTGCCATCGGATATGATGCGTACCCTTATGATGCTTCACTGCAAGAACAAAAAGCAGATAAGGAGCGAAAAGAGTACTATACCCGGATGGCAGTTGCTGTTTTTGCAACTATGAATATGATGACTATTATGGTTGCGCAGTATGCCGGTTATTTTAGTGGTATATCTGAAAATATCAAACATATATTAAATATTGGAGAGTGGGTTTTAGCTACTCCAGTACTTTTTTACAGTGGATGGCCTTTTATTCGTGGAATGTATTATGGTATAAAGACAAAAACGGTAAATATGGACACCCTTGTCGCCACAGGTGCAATTTTAACTTACATATATTCTATTTATATTACCATTACACGCAGCGGTGAGGCCTATTTTGATTCGGTTACGATGATTATAACTTTTGTGCTTGTGGGAAAATTTTTAGAGGTTTTAAGTAAAAAAAGTATTGCTGATACTTTGGATATTATGAATCATCATCTGCCAAATGATGTGAAAGTGGTTGTGGATAAAAAGATCATTACTAAAAATGTCAATGATGTTAATGCTGGAGAAATTGTTATTTTAAATTCAGGAGAGCGTGTTGCTCTTGACGGTGAGATAAAAGAGGGCAGCGGTAGTTTTGATGAGTCAAGTCTGACCGGAGAGAGCGAGCCTATTTTTAAAAATGTAGGGGAAAATATTATCAGTGGAACGGTAAGTATTGATGCGGATGTAAAATATAGAGTAACCAAAGATTTTGCACATTCTACCATGAGTAATATTGTCGCATTGCTTGAAAATGCGATGAATAACAAGCCAAAAATCCAGCAGTTGGCAAACAAGCTGAGTGAATATTTCTCAGAAGTGATATTGGCACTTTCTTTTATCACTTTTATCGGGTGGTATATTTATTCATCCAATTTCGAGCAGTCTTTTATGATTTGTATTGCAGTTATTGTTATAGCATGTCCTTGTGCTCTTGCTTTGGCAACACCTGTTGCAACACTGGTTGGTTTGTCTATTGCTTCAAAAAGGGGAATACTCTTTAAAGAAGCTGCTCAGCTTGAAACAATGGCAAATGCAGATGTTTTACTGCTCGATAAAACAGGAACTATTACAAAAGGGCGACCTGAAGTTGTCAAAGAGGAGATATTTCTACCATTTCATAAATCTTTGCTTTATGCATTACTGCTTAACTCAAAACACCCTGTTGCAAAGGGAGTAGAACAGTATATTTTCGATGAAGATTTGGATCCTTTAGAGTTGGAGAGTTTTCAAAATATTCCTTCACAGGGTTTAAGTGCCATGTATGATGGTAAAATGCTTGCAGGCGGGAATGCAAAGCTTATGAAAGCTATAGGTGTTGATGTAAGCAGTTTAAGCAAAAACAGTGAATTTTATTTTGCTTATGGCGGAGAACTTTTGGCCAAATATGAACTTTTTGATATGCCGCGTGAAGATGCAAAAGAGGCGATAGAAAAAATAAAAAAGATGGGTATAAAGATAATTATGCTCACAGGAGACCATGAAAAAAGTGCAAAAAAAGTGGCACAGATTGTGGGAATAGAAAAATATGAGTATGGACTTACCCCACAAGACAAAGCTGTGTTTATAGAAAAACTGCATGAAAATGGCAAAGTGAGCGTTATGGCAGGGGATGGTGTGAATGATATTTTGGCATTGGCAAACTCTGATATTGCCATTGCTATGGGCAATGGAAGCGATATTGCTATAGAGGTGAGTGATGTGGTGCTTTTAAATGATACATTTAGTTCATTACATGATAGTTTTAAAATTTCAAAAAAAACATTTACTATGATAAAGGAGAATCTCGCACTTTCATTTATTTATAATGGTATTACAATCCCGTTGGCAATGGCAGGATATATTATTCCTCTTATTGCAGCTATCTCTATGAGTATAAGTTCCTTAATAGTTGTGGGAAATTCAATGAGAATTAAATTTGGGTATAAGGATTAG
- a CDS encoding glycosyltransferase family 9 protein, with amino-acid sequence MRILVVRTDKLGDFITALPAMYVLKKHNPQNRIIALVAPLNKALALTCNFIDEVIVDELDDSVYTLSRKIKEADIDASATLFSNTRVAVAQFLAGIKTRIAPATKIAQIFYNKRVKQRRSEVKMAEFEYNLALTKELFPDIDLNYEKPLLQFDNAKEVYKEFCKKHNITKEVIAFHVGFGGSSDANWNLNEYEELIREVLHVNKYQIVLTFGPDEKDLKQEMQKRLQDTGAVFYLSNDGIVNFAKLISNFKLFVSTSTGTYHLASLVGTPTLTFFGDSNFASAARWKSVGDEKLQQHYMLPQDEAKRKKIFETVKQELTTL; translated from the coding sequence ATGAGAATATTGGTAGTGCGTACAGATAAGTTGGGTGATTTTATAACAGCACTGCCTGCCATGTATGTCCTCAAAAAACATAATCCTCAAAATAGAATCATAGCACTTGTAGCACCGCTGAACAAGGCATTAGCGCTTACATGTAACTTTATTGATGAGGTCATAGTCGATGAACTAGATGACTCTGTTTATACACTTTCTCGTAAGATAAAAGAGGCAGATATAGATGCCTCTGCGACGCTCTTTTCAAATACCAGAGTAGCAGTTGCGCAGTTTTTGGCAGGCATTAAAACGAGAATTGCCCCTGCAACAAAAATTGCGCAGATCTTTTACAACAAACGGGTCAAACAAAGACGCTCTGAAGTGAAAATGGCAGAATTTGAATATAATCTAGCTCTTACAAAAGAACTTTTCCCAGATATAGACCTAAACTATGAAAAACCGCTTTTGCAATTTGATAATGCAAAAGAAGTATATAAAGAGTTTTGTAAAAAACATAATATTACAAAAGAGGTTATTGCTTTTCATGTAGGATTTGGCGGTTCTTCCGATGCAAATTGGAACTTGAATGAGTATGAAGAGTTGATCCGTGAGGTGTTACATGTAAACAAATACCAGATCGTGCTGACGTTCGGACCGGATGAAAAAGATTTAAAACAGGAGATGCAAAAACGTCTGCAGGATACAGGTGCTGTTTTTTATCTCTCAAATGACGGCATAGTGAATTTTGCTAAGCTTATCAGTAATTTTAAGCTCTTTGTTTCTACATCGACAGGCACGTATCACTTAGCTTCTTTGGTCGGTACGCCAACGCTGACATTTTTTGGGGATTCTAACTTTGCAAGTGCCGCGCGTTGGAAAAGTGTAGGCGATGAAAAACTGCAACAACACTATATGCTGCCGCAGGATGAAGCAAAGCGAAAAAAGATTTTTGAGACAGTGAAACAAGAGCTTACTACTTTGTAA
- a CDS encoding glycosyltransferase family 9 protein: protein MKLNFRRGSAFASQKAREYLKDKNPQDITNITVIRHAAIGDFMNIRPFLIELREFFPNAKVTLSVLKHYMYGIPYDLIDEVHVMSRYKEDNSKTGFFTRVKEAKTLPPQDIIFDLTDSTISLFLVALSKSKLKVGYPYRALRRTFFDVATLRSDFVVEAVSVLHMLNILGAKTRTNLEYGLNEKYPKREEKRIIYFAGASTENKCWEKDKFRQLIEKMSQEYKNYEHVILQGIGENEKFLEIYEPLAPIKNVALQETMSIEDVMQFLSDSRCLVSNDTGIRNIGIALQTPTVGIFFQIPPFRYWPREAKHDCVFNIEYSSPTVDDVYASTKKLVDNLYEK, encoded by the coding sequence TTGAAGTTAAACTTTAGAAGAGGCAGCGCGTTTGCATCTCAAAAAGCACGAGAATATTTAAAAGATAAAAATCCTCAGGATATAACAAATATAACAGTCATCCGCCATGCAGCTATCGGGGACTTTATGAATATACGTCCTTTTTTGATTGAATTACGCGAATTTTTTCCAAATGCCAAAGTGACTTTAAGTGTTTTAAAGCATTATATGTACGGCATACCTTATGATTTAATAGATGAGGTACATGTAATGAGCAGATATAAAGAAGATAATTCCAAGACTGGTTTTTTTACCAGAGTAAAAGAGGCAAAAACACTGCCCCCTCAAGATATAATCTTTGACTTGACGGACAGTACTATAAGTTTATTTTTAGTAGCTCTTTCAAAATCAAAATTAAAAGTCGGATATCCGTATAGAGCATTAAGAAGAACTTTTTTTGATGTAGCGACATTAAGAAGTGATTTTGTCGTTGAAGCTGTCTCTGTTTTGCATATGCTCAATATTTTAGGAGCAAAAACAAGAACAAATTTAGAGTATGGGTTGAATGAAAAATACCCAAAAAGAGAGGAAAAACGCATTATATATTTTGCCGGAGCCTCTACGGAAAATAAATGCTGGGAAAAAGATAAATTTAGACAACTGATAGAAAAAATGTCCCAAGAATATAAAAATTATGAGCATGTTATTTTGCAGGGTATCGGAGAAAATGAAAAGTTCTTAGAAATTTATGAACCGTTGGCTCCTATAAAGAATGTTGCTTTGCAAGAGACAATGAGTATAGAAGATGTCATGCAGTTTTTGTCCGATAGCAGGTGTTTAGTCTCTAATGATACAGGTATCAGGAATATTGGAATTGCCTTGCAAACGCCTACTGTGGGGATATTTTTTCAGATTCCGCCTTTTAGGTACTGGCCAAGAGAAGCAAAACATGATTGCGTTTTCAATATAGAATACAGCTCTCCTACTGTTGATGATGTGTATGCTTCTACAAAAAAATTAGTCGATAATTTATATGAAAAATAA
- the rfaE1 gene encoding D-glycero-beta-D-manno-heptose-7-phosphate kinase, whose translation MQVFKEAKPNILVVGDLMIDHYLWGSCERISPEAPVQVVDIAKETTVLGGAGNVVNNLNALGANVSVCSVMGDDANGKELVKMLHDIDVNTQNLIIEKNRKTSKKSRVIAVSQQILRYDKESKEDILKESAQKILDSLETSIENYDIVILSDYGKGVLTEELSQGIIQLASKHKVKVLVDPKGKDFTKYQGAYLLTPNKKEAVLATGIDIKDETSLKEALLKLKNDCDLDVSLITLSEDGIATYEKEVKVFPTVAKEVFDVTGAGDTVIASIAFALSIGKSLEETAAFANLAAGVVVGKIGSATVTIDEIEDYEASLHKSTSDAHIKSFEEIDAIVQRYKQNGKKIVFTNGCFDILHVGHVKYLQIAKSFGDVLIVGLNSDESVSRLKGPSRPVNPAEDRAYLLAALEAVDFVVPFESDTPYELIKMIEPDVLVKGGDYEGKEVVGTEFAGELKLVDFVDGKSTTKTIEKIQGKTC comes from the coding sequence ATGCAGGTATTTAAAGAAGCAAAACCAAATATCTTAGTTGTCGGTGATTTGATGATAGACCATTATCTGTGGGGGAGTTGTGAACGTATTTCTCCTGAAGCACCTGTGCAGGTTGTAGACATTGCAAAAGAGACGACCGTGCTTGGTGGAGCCGGGAATGTAGTCAATAACTTAAATGCTTTAGGAGCCAATGTAAGTGTCTGCAGTGTTATGGGTGATGATGCCAATGGCAAAGAACTTGTGAAAATGCTGCATGATATTGATGTAAATACACAGAATTTAATTATAGAAAAAAACAGAAAGACTTCAAAAAAGAGCCGTGTTATTGCTGTTTCCCAACAAATTTTACGATATGACAAAGAGAGCAAAGAAGATATACTCAAGGAGAGTGCACAAAAGATTTTAGACTCGCTTGAAACGAGTATAGAGAATTATGATATTGTGATTTTATCAGACTATGGCAAAGGTGTTTTAACAGAGGAACTTTCTCAGGGTATTATACAATTAGCCAGCAAACACAAGGTAAAGGTTTTGGTTGACCCAAAAGGAAAAGATTTTACAAAGTACCAAGGTGCTTACCTGCTTACGCCAAATAAAAAAGAGGCAGTTTTGGCAACCGGCATAGACATTAAAGATGAGACATCTTTAAAAGAAGCGTTACTCAAACTAAAAAACGATTGTGATTTGGATGTTTCTTTAATTACTCTTTCTGAAGACGGAATAGCTACGTATGAGAAAGAGGTCAAAGTCTTTCCGACCGTTGCCAAAGAAGTATTCGATGTAACGGGTGCCGGTGATACGGTCATAGCTTCAATTGCCTTTGCTTTGAGCATCGGTAAAAGTCTTGAAGAAACAGCAGCTTTTGCTAATCTTGCTGCAGGTGTAGTTGTAGGTAAAATCGGCTCGGCAACTGTGACAATTGATGAAATTGAAGATTATGAGGCATCATTGCATAAGAGTACATCTGATGCGCATATAAAAAGTTTTGAAGAGATTGATGCGATTGTACAGCGATATAAACAAAACGGTAAAAAAATAGTCTTTACAAATGGCTGTTTTGACATCTTACATGTAGGACATGTAAAATACTTGCAAATTGCAAAAAGTTTTGGAGATGTGTTGATTGTCGGACTGAACTCTGATGAGTCAGTTTCTCGTTTAAAGGGTCCAAGTCGTCCAGTTAATCCAGCAGAAGACAGAGCCTATTTGTTGGCTGCTCTTGAAGCGGTTGATTTCGTCGTACCTTTTGAATCAGACACGCCTTATGAGCTCATTAAAATGATAGAGCCTGATGTACTTGTTAAAGGTGGAGATTATGAAGGAAAAGAGGTCGTAGGTACGGAATTTGCTGGTGAATTAAAACTAGTTGATTTTGTCGACGGCAAGAGTACAACGAAAACTATAGAAAAAATACAAGGAAAGACATGTTAA
- the waaF gene encoding lipopolysaccharide heptosyltransferase II — protein sequence MKILIILPNWLGDAVMATPAIELLASHYQNVRFTFVGSYVSTEALKYHPLCERAIVDDTKKAPSRLVATYKLAKELGRFDMAVSFRNQIHSSLLLRFTGTVVCCARASWHSRLLLSHTPKIRTNQHLVEQYTQIAMINIHNFNEEVPPLRLYIEPKKFDKPTLGINAGATYGSAKRWYPERFAQVAAFYKDRYDIIIFGGPNEVEMAKEIEDNLTALHVKNFKNLAGKTNIQELCANIGGCSLFITNDSGPMHVAAAYQVPTVAIFGPTKYKETSQWKNKKSIIVRHELDCSPCMKRECPLKHHDCMKGITASEVIEAVKKLEI from the coding sequence ATGAAAATCTTGATTATTCTTCCAAACTGGCTGGGCGATGCTGTTATGGCAACACCGGCAATTGAACTTTTAGCATCACATTATCAAAATGTAAGGTTTACTTTTGTCGGCAGCTATGTAAGCACTGAGGCATTAAAGTACCATCCTTTATGTGAACGCGCCATAGTAGATGATACGAAAAAAGCACCTTCACGGCTTGTTGCAACCTATAAACTGGCAAAAGAGTTAGGCAGATTTGACATGGCAGTCAGCTTTAGAAATCAAATCCACTCCAGCCTCTTGCTACGCTTTACGGGTACGGTTGTCTGCTGTGCAAGGGCTTCATGGCATTCAAGACTCTTACTTTCACATACCCCAAAAATCAGAACAAATCAGCATTTAGTAGAACAATATACACAAATTGCCATGATTAATATCCATAATTTCAACGAAGAAGTTCCTCCCCTAAGACTCTATATAGAGCCAAAAAAGTTCGACAAACCCACACTTGGCATCAATGCAGGTGCAACCTACGGCAGTGCAAAACGGTGGTACCCTGAGCGGTTTGCACAGGTTGCAGCCTTTTACAAAGACAGATATGACATTATAATATTCGGTGGACCCAATGAAGTAGAAATGGCGAAAGAGATAGAAGACAACCTCACGGCTTTACATGTAAAGAACTTCAAAAACTTAGCCGGGAAGACAAATATACAAGAGTTATGTGCAAATATAGGTGGGTGTTCACTATTCATCACAAACGACAGCGGACCGATGCATGTAGCAGCTGCCTATCAGGTACCTACTGTAGCTATATTTGGTCCTACAAAATATAAAGAGACCTCACAATGGAAAAATAAAAAAAGCATCATCGTACGGCATGAGCTTGATTGCAGTCCGTGTATGAAAAGAGAATGCCCCCTCAAGCATCATGACTGCATGAAAGGTATTACAGCCTCTGAGGTTATAGAGGCTGTCAAAAAATTAGAGATTTAA
- a CDS encoding polysaccharide deacetylase family protein gives MLISMMYHHVGSDRCSNDLEIFEQHLAYISKNFTTLFPTLDELPKKPICLVFDDGYYDFYKFIYPLLKKYNLKALLAVTPKYILDDTDKDDALRLGFEHNDLFKEYKNATFCTYKELQEMSQSSFVQVVSHSYSHKNLLENDVDLEKELLKSKELIEQKLGTKVESFVYPFGKYNQKVLDETMKYYKYSFRIGNGVNKDFRGVNGVIYRIDGDFLRSPDEIFSLKNMLRFIFKTFIKNIVGNR, from the coding sequence TTGTTGATTAGTATGATGTACCATCATGTCGGCAGTGATAGATGCAGCAATGATTTGGAAATTTTTGAACAGCATTTAGCATACATCAGTAAAAATTTCACTACTCTCTTTCCTACGCTTGACGAACTTCCTAAAAAGCCAATATGTCTCGTTTTTGATGACGGATATTATGATTTTTACAAATTTATCTACCCTCTTTTAAAAAAATACAATCTCAAAGCGCTTTTAGCCGTCACTCCAAAATATATACTTGATGATACAGACAAAGATGATGCTCTAAGACTTGGATTTGAACATAATGATTTATTCAAAGAGTATAAAAATGCAACGTTCTGCACCTATAAAGAGCTTCAAGAGATGAGTCAAAGCAGCTTTGTGCAGGTTGTTTCACACTCTTATTCACACAAAAATCTGCTTGAGAATGATGTAGACTTAGAAAAAGAACTCCTCAAGTCAAAAGAGTTGATAGAACAAAAGCTTGGTACGAAAGTTGAAAGTTTTGTGTATCCATTTGGAAAGTACAATCAAAAAGTGCTTGATGAGACTATGAAATATTATAAATACTCTTTTAGAATCGGTAATGGAGTCAACAAAGATTTCAGAGGCGTAAACGGTGTCATATATCGTATAGACGGCGACTTTTTACGCTCACCTGATGAAATTTTCAGTCTCAAAAATATGTTGCGATTCATCTTCAAAACTTTTATAAAAAACATAGTGGGAAACAGATGA
- a CDS encoding c-type cytochrome: MKKIVIASIATLALVTAASAAVNGKACAACHGANWEKKAMGKSKIVKDMTHAEIAEALKGYKAGTFGGPMKGVMKGQVARYSDADLDAFAQTIGK; this comes from the coding sequence ATGAAAAAAATCGTAATCGCTTCAATCGCTACATTAGCATTAGTTACAGCTGCATCTGCGGCAGTAAACGGAAAAGCATGTGCTGCATGTCATGGTGCTAACTGGGAGAAAAAAGCTATGGGTAAATCTAAAATTGTTAAAGATATGACTCACGCTGAAATCGCTGAGGCGCTTAAAGGCTATAAAGCTGGAACTTTCGGTGGACCAATGAAAGGTGTTATGAAAGGTCAAGTAGCACGTTACTCTGATGCTGATTTAGACGCTTTTGCACAAACAATCGGAAAATAG
- a CDS encoding glycosyltransferase family 2 protein, producing the protein MSIQNISAVVLAKNNEATIKNTLEALREFDDVIVYDNGSTDKTMEIAKEFPNVNLIQGEFKGFGWTKNKAASYAKHDWILIVDSDEVVDAQLLETLQTKKLDENTVYILNFRAFYKDIEVKHCGWNNQKIKRLYNKKITHYNDNDVHEDIITKGLKTELLVGNMLHYSYQSIEQFVNKANTYSTLFAKNNAGKKNSSPAKAFFNGAYSFIKTYFFKQGFRDGYVGLVIAYSHMVTNFYKYIKLYELNKELTK; encoded by the coding sequence ATGAGCATACAAAATATTTCAGCCGTTGTTTTAGCAAAAAACAATGAAGCGACCATCAAAAACACCCTTGAAGCCTTGCGTGAATTTGATGATGTCATAGTATATGACAATGGCTCAACTGACAAGACAATGGAGATCGCTAAAGAGTTTCCAAATGTGAATCTCATACAAGGCGAATTTAAAGGTTTTGGCTGGACTAAGAACAAAGCAGCGAGTTATGCCAAGCATGACTGGATTTTAATTGTTGATAGCGATGAAGTTGTTGATGCACAGCTCTTAGAAACACTTCAGACAAAAAAACTGGATGAAAATACAGTATATATTCTTAATTTCAGAGCCTTTTATAAAGACATCGAAGTTAAACACTGCGGTTGGAACAATCAAAAGATTAAAAGACTTTATAATAAAAAAATCACACACTACAATGACAATGATGTCCATGAAGATATTATTACGAAGGGGCTTAAAACTGAGCTTTTAGTTGGAAATATGCTGCATTACAGCTATCAAAGCATAGAGCAGTTTGTCAATAAAGCAAATACCTACTCGACACTTTTTGCCAAAAACAATGCCGGTAAAAAGAATTCTTCGCCTGCAAAGGCATTTTTCAACGGAGCTTATTCATTTATAAAAACATACTTTTTCAAGCAGGGATTTCGTGACGGTTATGTCGGGTTAGTTATTGCCTACTCACATATGGTGACGAATTTTTACAAATACATCAAACTTTATGAGCTCAATAAAGAGCTTACAAAGTAG
- a CDS encoding YfaZ family outer membrane protein: protein MLRKITLMVASAVAAFAMNSAGININNEDLELNANLDIGQFNENVEPETMYVGIKFLDADNSNRVNDDALYEVGFLMKKAMGESGLKIGLGVKANYTKDYTTLPLGIVFDYALPMKTIVPMSLGADIYYAPKVLSFSDANKYFEYRLEYDAEVIDHGHVVLGYRHIKTDYDDARGDFTYNASAYVGFNFEF, encoded by the coding sequence ATGTTAAGAAAAATTACTTTAATGGTAGCATCGGCTGTTGCAGCATTTGCTATGAACAGTGCAGGTATCAATATAAATAATGAAGATTTGGAGTTAAATGCAAATCTAGATATTGGGCAGTTTAATGAAAATGTTGAGCCTGAGACGATGTATGTTGGCATAAAATTTTTAGATGCTGACAACAGTAACAGAGTGAATGATGATGCGCTCTATGAAGTTGGTTTTTTAATGAAAAAAGCAATGGGTGAGAGTGGTCTAAAAATTGGTTTGGGTGTAAAAGCAAACTATACTAAAGATTATACGACATTGCCTTTGGGTATTGTATTTGACTATGCTTTACCTATGAAGACTATTGTTCCTATGTCATTAGGCGCAGATATTTACTATGCACCAAAAGTATTAAGCTTCAGTGATGCAAATAAATATTTTGAATATAGACTGGAATATGACGCTGAGGTTATTGACCATGGCCATGTTGTTCTTGGATACAGACATATAAAAACTGATTATGATGATGCAAGAGGAGACTTTACGTACAATGCATCAGCTTATGTAGGGTTCAATTTCGAATTTTAA
- the ccoS gene encoding cbb3-type cytochrome oxidase assembly protein CcoS has protein sequence MSSWVIGMMLGVSIFLGSIAVVALIWAIKKGQFDDSEHFLNAVKFDGTDDLNDAYEKEQKVKELKEKKKEDLRKKVYKPE, from the coding sequence ATGAGTAGTTGGGTAATCGGCATGATGCTTGGTGTATCTATATTTTTAGGAAGTATTGCTGTTGTAGCTTTAATATGGGCGATAAAAAAAGGGCAGTTCGATGATTCCGAGCATTTTTTAAATGCAGTAAAGTTCGATGGCACAGATGATTTAAATGATGCTTATGAAAAAGAGCAAAAAGTAAAAGAGTTAAAAGAAAAAAAGAAAGAAGATTTACGAAAAAAGGTTTATAAACCTGAATAG